From Mauremys reevesii isolate NIE-2019 linkage group 10, ASM1616193v1, whole genome shotgun sequence, the proteins below share one genomic window:
- the LIPC gene encoding hepatic triacylglycerol lipase isoform X2 codes for MRSFRFLSLLLLFFIFTQANTHGGKKKEALGSQHQHIRIKKNQPSSATKFRLYTDTTEEGCLILFDQLETLDKCSFNTSLPLVMIVHGWSVDGMLEGWIWKMVAALKSQHKQTNVIIADWLTLAHQHYPIAAQNTRHIGQEIAGFLEWLEESVQFSRSNVHLIGYSLGAHVSGFAGSYISGTNKIGRITGITQTVKCAHERSVHLFIDSLLHDDKQSMAYWCNDIHTFDKGMCLSCRKNRCNTLGYNIRKERLQRNRRLFLKTRAHAPFKVYHYQFKIHFINEIQEKQVEPTFTVSLTGTKEDAENLPITLVEGITGNKTYSFLITLDIDIGELMMIKFKWEGTAVWENIWDTVQTIIPWTKGNRRPGLIVKTIRVKAGETQQKMTFCSQSVDNVHLHPAQEKTFVRCPNSSRRLKRKFRVTRT; via the exons AGGCACTGGGGTCACAGCATCAGCACATTAGAATAAAGAAAAATCAACCCAGCTCAGCAACCAAATTTCGACTCTATACAGACACAACTGAAGAAGGCTGTCTGATTTTGTTTGATCAGTTGGAAACGCTTGATAAATGCAGTTTCAATACCTCTCTTCCTCTGGTGATGATAGTCCATGGATGGTCG GTAGATGGAATGTTAGAAGGGTGGATCTGGAAGATGGTAGCAGCTCTGAAATCTCAgcataaacaaacaaatgtgattATTGCAGACTGGCTTACACTTGCTCACCAGCATTACCCTATAGCAGCACAGAATACACGCCATATAGGGCAAGAGATAGCCGGTTTCCTGGAATGGCTGGAG GAATCTGTTCAATTTTCCAGAAGCAATGTTCATCTAATTGGGTACAGCCTAGGAGCTCATGTTTCAGGGTTTGCTGGCAGTTATATTAGTGGCACAAACAAGATTGGAAGAATTACag GGATCACTCAGACAGTGAAATGTGCACACGAGAGGTCGGTTCATCTGTTCATTGACTCTCTACTGCATGATGATAAGCAAAGCATGGCCTACTGGTGCAACGATATCCACACCTTTGACAAAGGAATGTGCCTCAGTTGTAGGAAAAACCGGTGCAACACCCTGGGCTACAACATCAGAAAGGAGAGGCTCCAGAGAAACAGACGGCTCTTTTTGAAAACACGAGCACATGCGCCTTTCAAAG TTTACCATTATCAATTCAAGATACACTTCATCAATGAAATTCAAGAGAAGCAGGTAGAACCAACTTTTACTGTCTCTCTGACAGGCACTAAAGAAGATGCTGAAAATCTCCCCATCACACT CGTTGAAGGCATTACAGGAAATAAAACCTATTCCTTTCTCATCACTCTGGACATCGACATTGGTGAGCTAATGATGATCAAATTCAAATGGGAAGGAACTGCAGTTTGGGAAAATATCTGGGACACAGTTCAAACGATCATCCCCTGGACAAAGGGCAACCGTCGACCAGGACTTATTGTAAAGACAATAAGAGTCAAAGCAGGAGAAACACAGCAAAA AATGACGTTTTGTTCTCAAAGTGTTGACAACGTGCACCTGCATCCAGCCCAAGAGAAAACTTTTGTGCGGTGTCCAAACAGCTCTCGGCGACTAAAGAGAAAATTCAGAGTAACAAGAACATGA
- the LIPC gene encoding hepatic triacylglycerol lipase isoform X1, which produces MRSFRFLSLLLLFFIFTQANTHGGKKKEALGSQHQHIRIKKNQPSSATKFRLYTDTTEEGCLILFDQLETLDKCSFNTSLPLVMIVHGWSVDGMLEGWIWKMVAALKSQHKQTNVIIADWLTLAHQHYPIAAQNTRHIGQEIAGFLEWLEESVQFSRSNVHLIGYSLGAHVSGFAGSYISGTNKIGRITGLDPAGPLFEGMSPTDRLSPDDANFVDAIHTFTKQHMGLSVGIKQPVAHFDFYPNGGTFQPGCHIMHVYNHIAQYGITGITQTVKCAHERSVHLFIDSLLHDDKQSMAYWCNDIHTFDKGMCLSCRKNRCNTLGYNIRKERLQRNRRLFLKTRAHAPFKVYHYQFKIHFINEIQEKQVEPTFTVSLTGTKEDAENLPITLVEGITGNKTYSFLITLDIDIGELMMIKFKWEGTAVWENIWDTVQTIIPWTKGNRRPGLIVKTIRVKAGETQQKMTFCSQSVDNVHLHPAQEKTFVRCPNSSRRLKRKFRVTRT; this is translated from the exons AGGCACTGGGGTCACAGCATCAGCACATTAGAATAAAGAAAAATCAACCCAGCTCAGCAACCAAATTTCGACTCTATACAGACACAACTGAAGAAGGCTGTCTGATTTTGTTTGATCAGTTGGAAACGCTTGATAAATGCAGTTTCAATACCTCTCTTCCTCTGGTGATGATAGTCCATGGATGGTCG GTAGATGGAATGTTAGAAGGGTGGATCTGGAAGATGGTAGCAGCTCTGAAATCTCAgcataaacaaacaaatgtgattATTGCAGACTGGCTTACACTTGCTCACCAGCATTACCCTATAGCAGCACAGAATACACGCCATATAGGGCAAGAGATAGCCGGTTTCCTGGAATGGCTGGAG GAATCTGTTCAATTTTCCAGAAGCAATGTTCATCTAATTGGGTACAGCCTAGGAGCTCATGTTTCAGGGTTTGCTGGCAGTTATATTAGTGGCACAAACAAGATTGGAAGAATTACag GCCTTGACCCCGCTGGTCCTTTGTTTGAAGGAATGTCACCAACAGACCGTTTATCTCCAGATGATGCAAACTTTGTAGATGCAATTCATACATTTACTAAACAGCACATGGGTCTCAGCGTAGGGATCAAGCAGCCAGTGGCACATTTTGACTTTTATCCCAATGGAGGCACCTTTCAACCTGGCTGCCACATCATGCATGTGTATAATCACATTGCACAGTATGGAATCACTG GGATCACTCAGACAGTGAAATGTGCACACGAGAGGTCGGTTCATCTGTTCATTGACTCTCTACTGCATGATGATAAGCAAAGCATGGCCTACTGGTGCAACGATATCCACACCTTTGACAAAGGAATGTGCCTCAGTTGTAGGAAAAACCGGTGCAACACCCTGGGCTACAACATCAGAAAGGAGAGGCTCCAGAGAAACAGACGGCTCTTTTTGAAAACACGAGCACATGCGCCTTTCAAAG TTTACCATTATCAATTCAAGATACACTTCATCAATGAAATTCAAGAGAAGCAGGTAGAACCAACTTTTACTGTCTCTCTGACAGGCACTAAAGAAGATGCTGAAAATCTCCCCATCACACT CGTTGAAGGCATTACAGGAAATAAAACCTATTCCTTTCTCATCACTCTGGACATCGACATTGGTGAGCTAATGATGATCAAATTCAAATGGGAAGGAACTGCAGTTTGGGAAAATATCTGGGACACAGTTCAAACGATCATCCCCTGGACAAAGGGCAACCGTCGACCAGGACTTATTGTAAAGACAATAAGAGTCAAAGCAGGAGAAACACAGCAAAA AATGACGTTTTGTTCTCAAAGTGTTGACAACGTGCACCTGCATCCAGCCCAAGAGAAAACTTTTGTGCGGTGTCCAAACAGCTCTCGGCGACTAAAGAGAAAATTCAGAGTAACAAGAACATGA